A stretch of the Cyprinus carpio isolate SPL01 chromosome B4, ASM1834038v1, whole genome shotgun sequence genome encodes the following:
- the LOC109072325 gene encoding muscarinic acetylcholine receptor M2-like, producing MDTINFTFWNTSEGNETLETVDESPYKTVEVVFIVLVAGSLSLVTVIGNILVMLSIKVNRSLQTVNNYFLFSLACADLIIGLCSMNLYTVYIVIGYWPLGPVVCDLWLALDYVVSNASVMNLLIISFDRYFCVTKPLSYPVKRTTKMAGMMIAAAWVLSFILWAPAILFWQFIVGGRTVPEKECYIQFFSNAAVTFGTAIAAFYLPVIIMMVLYWQISRASKSRVKKDNRKPSGGNLDVASSNQIRENTANKPTNNNLTGEETDRGQTQLTDDAANQHDAKLQNGKAPSTASGEAEAEDGGRGNCVPAEEKESSNDSTSGSGAVTNQKDEAAPSKANDNQAPTRHRAKAGGSKLTCIKIITKSPKGDCCAPSNATVEIVPATERQNHVARKIVKMTKQPPKKKKAPSSREKKVTRTIMAILVAFVATWTPYNVMVLINTFCSSCIPSTVWTIGYWLCYINSTINPACYALCNITFKKTFKHLLLCQYKNIRSAR from the coding sequence ATGGATACAATAAACTTCACCTTCTGGAACACCTCTGAGGGCAACGAGACCCTGGAGACGGTGGACGAGAGCCCGTATAAGACAGTGGAGGTGGTGTTCATTGTACTGGTGGCTGGCTCACTAAGCTTGGTGACCGTTATCGGGAACATCTTGGTCATGCTGTCCATCAAGGTAAACAGGAGCCTGCAGACTGTCAACAACTACTTCCTGTTCAGCCTGGCCTGTGCTGACCTCATCATTGGCCTTTGCTCTATGAACCTGTACACAGTCTACATTGTGATTGGATACTGGCCGCTAGGCCCGGTCGTGTGTGACTTGTGGTTGGCGTTGGACTACGTGGTCAGCAACGCCTCCGTCATGAACCTGCTGATCATCAGCTTCGATCGTTACTTTTGCGTCACCAAGCCGCTCAGCTACCCAGTGAAGAGGACGACCAAAATGGCAGGCATGATGATTGCGGCGGCATGGGTTTTGTCCTTCATCCTCTGGGCTCCGGCCATCCTGTTCTGGCAGTTTATCGTTGGCGGCCGCACGGTGCCAGAGAAGGAGTGCTACATTCAGTTCTTCTCCAACGCCGCGGTCACTTTCGGCACAGCCATAGCTGCTTTCTACCTGCCTGTCATTATCATGATGGTGCTGTACTGGCAGATATCCCGCGCCAGCAAGAGCCGCGTCAAGAAGGACAACCGCAAGCCATCGGGCGGCAACCTCGATGTAGCCTCGTCCAATCAGATCCGGGAAAACACAGCCAACAAACCCACCAACAACAACCTAACAGGTGAAGAAACAGACCGAGGACAGACCCAGCTAACAGATGACGCCGCCAACCAACACGATGCCAAACTCCAGAACGGCAAAGCGCCATCCACGGCGAGTGGAGAAGCAGAGGCGGAAGATGGAGGACGAGGAAACTGCGTTCCTGCGGAGGAGAAAGAAAGCTCCAATGACTCCACCTCTGGCAGCGGAGCTGTAACCAATCAAAAGGACGAGGCGGCGCCATCCAAAGCCAATGACAACCAGGCTCCCACAAGGCACCGCGCCAAAGCAGGAGGCTCCAAACTGACATGCATCAAGATCATCACCAAATCGCCAAAAGGCGACTGCTGCGCACCTTCGAACGCGACGGTGGAGATCGTCCCAGCCACCGAGAGACAGAACCACGTGGCGAGGAAGATCGTGAAGATGACCAAGCAGCCgcccaaaaagaaaaaagcaccATCCTCTCGGGAAAAGAAGGTGACACGCACCATCATGGCCATCCTGGTGGCGTTCGTGGCTACGTGGACACCATACAACGTGATGGTCCTCATCAACACCTTCTGCTCCAGCTGCATTCCCAGCACCGTGTGGACCATCGGATACTGGCTCTGCTACATCAACAGCACGATCAACCCCGCTTGCTACGCCCTCTGCAACATCACCTTCAAAAAGACCTTCAAACATCTGCTGCTCTGCCAGTACAAGAACATACGCTCGGCCCGATGA